Part of the Sphingobium lignivorans genome is shown below.
AAGGCCATTCGGCGCTCCTCACTATCGAGCTGCTGCGCCGCTACCCATGGCGGAGCGATCGCACCGACAGTTCGCAGACGCGCCACGACGCCGAGCGGGTCATCGAGCGCTGCATCTTCACGACCCATACCCCGGTCGAATCGGGGCATGACCGCTTCCCCTACGAGCTGGTCCACCGCACGCTCGACGGCTTCATCGACGTGGATGAGCTCAAGCGCTTCGCCGGGGAGGAAACATGCAACATGACGCGGCTGGCCCTGGCTCTGAGCGGCTATGTGAACGGCGTTGCCCGAAGCCACGCCGCGACGACGGCCCGGATGTTTCCGGGCTACCGGGTGCGCGCGATCACCAATGGCGTGCATGTCGGCACCTGGGCCCATCCGCGCCTCGCCGCGCTGTTCGCGTCACTTCTGCCGCACTGGTCCCATGAGCCGGAAGTGCTGGCGCTGGCGGACCAGCTTCCCGACGAGGCCGTCTGGCAAGCGCATGAAGCCGCACGGGCGGATCTGGTGACGCTGACGCTGGAGCGCACCGGCGTGTCGCTCGACCCCCACCTGCCGACGATCGGCTTCGCGCGCCGCATGACCGGCTACAAGCGGCCGGACCTCATCTTCAGCGACATGGAGCGCCTGCTCGCCATTCACCGCAACCGCCCCTTCCAGATCGTGATGGCGGGCAAGGCCCACCCGCAGGACGAGGAAGGCAAGCGCCTGATCGCCGACATTCATGACCATATCGCGCGGATGAAAGGCCAGATCACCATGGCATTCCTGCCCAATTACGACATCGACATCGCCAAGCTGCTGGTCGCGGGCGCCGACATCTGGCTCAACACACCGCTGCCGCCCATGGAAGCATCCGGGACCAGCGGCATGAAGGCCGCCGTGAACGGCGTGCTCAACCTCAGCGTGCTGGACGGCTGGTGGGCGGAAGGATGCATCGAGGGCGTGACCGGCTGGGCGATCGGCTCAAGGACCGACCTGGATGGCGAACGCCACGCGGACGAGCTGTTCGGGAAGCTCGAAGGGACCGTCCTGCCGCTCTTCCATGACGACCGGGAACGGTGGATCTGGATGATGAAGCAGTCGATCAGCAAGCTTGCCGCCTATTTCAACAGCCAGCGCATGATGCGGCGCTACGCGACGGAGGCCTATCTGCGATGACCCTGCCCTGCGGGGCATGACGGTTGATCGAGGTCAAGGACGCTGGCCGCGCACCGGCCCATGATCATCATGGCCGACAGCAGGCCCACAGGACTCGCAGGGGAGGTGACCCATGACGCAGCCCAACCAAGTCTGTCTCGATCCGGACATCGCGCGCGCCATCGAAGCCGCCCTGCGCGCCAATGTCTCCGGCAACCTGGCGCTCGACCGCTATCATGCCGCGCTGGCGGAGATCCTGTCGGCATCGCGCCAGTGGTGCAGCGAGGCGGACCACGCCATTGCCGAGAAGATCGCCGCTGCGATCAGGGAGAAAGGCATTGCCGGCGTGCTGACCAAGGCCCGCGTCTGCAAGGGAACCGTCCAGCTTCTCGGGATCGTACCGACCATGCAGGCGCACCGTGCGATCAGCGCCATCGCGCGGGAGACCCCCGGCGTCACCGACGTACGCGATCAGCTGATCTGCCTGAACCCCGCCTCCGGTGCCTACATGCCCTGCTGCGACTGAAGGGCCAGCAGCGGCACCGGCCCCGCCAGCCTCTGCCGCCGCCGGCTTTGCTCAGGGACGGATCGCCACCTTCAGCACGCCGTCGCGCTGATGCGCGAAGAGATCATAAGCGGTCTCGATATCATCCAGCCCGAAATGATGCGTGACCAGTGCGCCGGTATCGACCCGGCCGGACTCCACCGTGGCCATCAGCCGGCGCATGCGCTCCTTGCCGCCAGGGCACAATGTCGTGACGATCTTGTTGTCGCCCAAGCCCGCCGAAAAGGCGTCCAGCGGAATGGTCAGATCGGTCGAATAGACGCCGAGCGACGACAGCGTGCCGCCGGGACGCAGCACCCGCAGCGCCGCCTCGAACGTCGCCTGCGTACCGAGCGCCTCGATCGCCACGTCGACGCCCCGGCCGCCGGTGATCCTGAGAATCGCCGAGACCGGGTCCTCCTTCGTGAAATCGACCACATGATCCGCGCCCATCTTCCGCGAAATAGCGGCACGAGCCGGGAGCGATTCCACCGCGATGATCTCGGATGCGCCCATCAGCCGGGCACCCGCCGTGGCGCAAAGCCCGATCGGCCCCTGCGCGAACACGGCCACCGTGTCGCCGATCCGGATCTTGCCCGACTCGGCGCCGCTGAAACCGGTCGAGAGGATGTCGGGACACATCAGCACCTGCTCGTCCGTCAGCCCGTCAGGGATCGGCGCGAGATTTGCCATGGCATCGGGCACCAGCAGATATTCCGCCTGCGCCCCATCGATCGTGTTGCCGAAGCGCCAGCCCCCCATGGCCTTCCAGCCATGGCGCGTGCCGGCACCGCACTGGGCATGGCATCCATCGAGCGACGCGTTGGACCAGCCCGAGGGCGTGATGGCGCCTGCGATCACACGCTGCCCCTCCACATAGCCGGTCACTGCCGATCCCAGCTTCTCGATCACGCCGACGGGCTCGTGGCCGATGGTGAGCCCACTCGCCACCGGATACTCGCCCTTCAATATGTGGACGTCCGTTCCGCAGATGGTGGTGGTCGTGATCCGGATGAGCGCATCCAGCGGCCCGACATCCGGGACAGGCTTCTCGCCAAGGATGATCCGGCCGGGTTCTATGAAGATCGCCGCGCGCATTTTCTGGGCCATGTCCGTCTCCTGTCCGCTCTTGCCCGGCCCATTCTAGCGGCTGGAGCACGCGGGGCGCTCGGTAATGTACCGGATTGCGCAGGGTCCTGACTGGTCCGCCGAGTTGGGCTCCGTCAGCCCGGTTCACGCTCCAGCAGCGCGCGCGCATCGCGGGCGACGCTGGGATCGATGAGTCTCGCGAGCGCGTCCCGATCGCGCGCGGGCCGGCCTTCCTGCCGGGCGAGCCACGCTTCCTCCCGCACGAGAACGTCGAGCAGATCCGGCGCGAGCGCCGCGGGAAAACTGTGGTGGGGCCAGGCCTTGCGGATCAGGTCGACGGGATAGCCCGTCTTGTCGGCCACCATCTGGATCGCGAGCGTCGGGTCCGCCTTCGCCTCGCGCGACGTGCGCATCAGCGCCGCGACGAAACGCACGATCTGCGCCCGGCGGTGCGGATCGGCCAGATTGCCCGCAGTGGTATTGAGATTGAACAATTCGTCATAGCCCACGTCCGGCTGGAATAGGATCGCGTCGTCGCCCAGCGCATCCACCGCGCGCTGCATTTCCGGCTCCCAGATGACCAGCGCATCCGCTTCCTTCGCGATGATGGAGCGGGAAATCTCCTGCGGGCGCGGGACGTTGACGATGCGTACGTCCGCCTCGGACAATCCGGCGGACGCAAGCACATTGTGCAGATAGAAGCCGGCCGAGGTCGGCCCCATGGTGGCAATGCGCTTGCCGCGCAGATCCGCCAGCGTCTCGATGCCCGAGGAACGGCGAGCGACGATCCGGTAATGCCCGCGCGCGACCGTGAGGATGATCCGCAAGTCCGGGCGGCTGAGCGAATTGCGCAGCGCCTGGGTCTCGGCATGGGTCGCGACATGCGAAGGCTTTTCTTCCGGCGGGAGGAAGAGGATGGGGATGCCGCCATTTCGCACCGCGGCGCCACCCGGGTAGATGCGGTCGGCCGCGACATGCACGGGCGCCAGTTCGATGGTTTGCAACATGCCGGAAATGCGCAGCGGGTCGCGGCCCTCCTCCGCCTGGGACGCCGCCGCGCCGCTGGCGGCGAGCAGGATCGCCAGAACGGACGCACATCGCGCTCCAAGCCGTGGGCGCCTCGCGAAGAATGCCTGACTCACGCCGCCTCTCCTCGTTCCAGGGCACTCCTTCTTGGATCACGTTCGCCGTGAGCAGAGGAGCTTCGACCTGCACGTCGTGCATAGCGAGACAGATTTGCCATCGCAAGATATTCTACTATCATTGAATATTGAAGGAACGGACGGCGGTCTTCGCCCCCCCGGCGGCGCGGATGCGTAACCGGGGTCGATCGGAGCCTTGCTCGGGTGGCTCCCACGCCTTCATCGTTCGAATGGGATGCCGTCCAGGCGAACCGCGCAGATTTGCCCGGCTACCCCGGGGGCATGGACCAATGCGAGGGAACGGACTGGCCCGGATTTCCTGAGCTTTGTCGTTCGGACACCATCGATCCCGGCCCGACAGCCTTGCTCCCGCCTGCGGGGGCGGATGGCACCGGAGGGGACCGGCCGGTTCGGGCGACTATGCACGCCCTGCCTCTGGGCCTCGCTTTTCCCTGTCCTACAGTCCCTCCGCCGTGGCAGCCCTGCGGACGCCTCTTCCCATCGACGGAGACAGGGCAATGCACGGCTCATTCTTGTTGAAGGACTTTTGTCATCCGGTCAGGCCGCACGGGCTCACCGGGACAGGCTCTGGCATCCGCGTCACGGGCACAGCCGCAAAGGTCACGGAAACGGAAGATGACACCGACGTATCGTCATCTTTGTAAACTTCCAGAGCGCAGCGCTCTGTTGGAACGGCATGGCCGGACCATCGCTGAATGCTCGCACGGACCGTCTCTACCCTTCCGCCTCCTGGCAGCGGCCTCGCCACCGCGCCGCGAATCGGCCGGCCCAGCGCCGGCTCCGCTTCTCGACAGGAGAGAAACGTCCGAGCCTCCGATTCCCCTGTCTGACCTTCTGGCGACTGGACGAGCGCTTCGAACCGGAATGTCCCCGCGCGATCCGGGCTCCTGTCAATCCGTTTCGCCGCTCAGCTCGATTGACCATCCCTTATTTATATATCAATATAAATTACAGAACAGGAGGGAGAGGATATGGGAAGCGAAGCGGAAACCAGGCAGATCGTCGATGCGATCACCGGCGCGTGGCGCACGCGGCTGATCTGCGAAGGCATTCGCGCCGGCCTGATCGACAGGCTCGATGCGCAGCCGCGCACGGCCGGCGAGATGGCGCGCGAACTCGACCTCCATCCCGAAACCACATTGCGCATCCTGCGGGCACTGGCGGCTCTGGGCCTCTGCCATCATCAGGGAGGGGACGTCTTCACGGCTTCGGGGCCGGGCGAGCGCCTGCGGGGGGACCGGCCGGATTCGTTGCGCGGCATGGCACTGCTCTGGGGCGACAGGATCTGGAAATCGCTGGAAACGATCGGGGAAACCTTGCGAACCGGTAAGCCCGGCCGCGGCAATGGCGATTTTGAGGGCATGCATGCCGACCCTGCCGCATCCGATGCTTTCAACCGCGCCATGGCGGAACAATCGCGTGCCATTGCGCAGGCGCTCGTCCGCACGCTGGATTTCTCCGGCTATCGCCAGGTCATCGACTTGGGCGGCGGCTATGGTGCCGTGCTGGCCGAGATCCTGCGGGCCAATCCCGATCTGCGCGGGCAGATCTATGATCTCGCGGCGATCGGCGAGGGTGCGCTGCGCTATCTGGACGAGGCCGGCGTGGGCGCGAGGGCGGCATTTGTCGGCGGCAGCTTCTTCGAAAGCGTGCCTGCCGGCGCCGACTGTCTGGTGATCAAATATATCCTGCATGACTGGCCCGATGCGGACTGCCGCCATATCCTTGCGAACTGCCGCGCGGCACTGGCGCCGGGCGCCAGCGCGATCATCGTCGAACGGATCGTGGCGGACCGGATCACGCCGCAGGACGAGTCGGTCATGCGAACCGACCTGGTCATGATGCCGATCAGCGGAAGAGAGCGGACATTGGCGGAGTTCCATGCGCTCCTGCGGGAAGGCGGCTTCACGCCGGGCGAGGCCCACCCGCTCATCGACGGCTGCTGGGCCATCGAAAGCCGGGCGAACTGACCCCGCGCAACTCCTGTAAATTAATTCAATATATCGGATAATTTATTTGAATGGACTGGGGATGGCCGCCGCCTCGTGTGAGGGTAAGCTATTCAGACAGCAGGGACGTGAATGACCTCCGAATCCTCTCATGCCGGCCAATCTTCCACCGGCTCCCACGTCTTCATATTTTTATAGTCGATTATAAATTTGTTGCCACGTCAGGTCGATCGGCATATTGGGAGGACAGGTGTCCTTGCGCGCCGCCGCAAAGACGGATCATGAGGGAGAAGTTGCTTGGTCGAGGATCGTCGCGTCAGGACGGGTGTTTTCCTGCCCCCCCATCACGGGAATGACGAGGATGTCACGTTGTGCATGCAGCGGGACTTTGAGCTGGTGCAGTGGCTCGAACATCTGGGCTATTCGGAAGTCTGGATGGGCGAACATCATTCCGGCGGCATGCAGATCTATGGCTCGCCCGAACTGTTCATCGCCACCGCCGCCGAGCGGACCTCGCGGATCATGCTCGGCGCCGGGGTGATCTCCGTGCCTTACCATAATCCCTACATGGTCGCGGACCGGATCGTGCAGCTCGACTACCAGACGCGCGGGCGAGCCATGTTCGGCTTCGGCCCCGGCATGCTGGTTTCCGACGCGGCCATGCTCGGCATCGCGCCCGAGCAGCAGCGGAGCCGGCTGGTCGAGGGCGTGGACATCATCACCCGGCTGCTCGACGGCGAGATCGTCACCCATGAGAGCGACTGGTTCACGCTGCGCAACGCGAACCTGCAGCTCGCGCCGTACAGCCACCCCCGGCCGCAGCTGGTGGTCGCGACCTCCCGCACGCCGACAGGTTCGCGCCTTGCCGGCCGCTATGGCATGGGCATCCTCACTCATGGCGCGGGCGACGTGCAGGCGAGCTGGGCCGTGGCCGAGGAAGCCGGCACCGAATATGGCAACCGCCTCGATCGCGAGAATCTGCGCGTGGTCGTTTCCTTCCACCTCGCGGAATCGCGTGCCGATGCGGTCAAGGCCATGTCCTTCGGGCTGGAGCCCTGGCTGTCCTATCTCGAAGCGCTCAATCCCAAGACCTATGCCGATACGCGCGCCAAGGGCGGCCACGATCCCGAAAAGATCCTTGCCGCACGCGGCGGGCTGGTCGGCACGCCCGACGATGCCGTGGCCTATCTTGAAGAGCTGTGGGATCGCACCGGCGGTTTCGGCTGCCTGCTGCTGACCGGCACGAACTGGATGGACTTCGAGGCGACCAAGCGGTCCTACGAGCTGCTGATGCGCTATGTGATGCCTCGCTTCAACCGCACCAACGCGCGCCGCGAGCGTTCCTTCGACTGGGTCTACGAAAATCGCGAAGCCTTCAGCGGCGCCAATCAGAGCGCGATCGACAAGGCCGTGGCCAGCGGCGGTCGCGTCTGAGCGATCGGGAAATGACGAGAGCCGGCGCCAGGGCGTCGGCTCCATCTTCGTACGACGAACCAGCCTAGTCCGGCCGGCCAGCCTCGGCGAGCGCGCGCGGCAAGGGCCCGCCATTCGCCCAGTCGAGCAATTCCGCAAGGTGCAGCACAGGCGTCTGCAAGGACTGGCCGATCTGCATCATGCAGCCCAGATTGCCCGTCACCACCGCATCTGCCCCCAACGCCGCGAGATGCCCCACCTTGCGTGCACCCAAAGCGCGAGCGGTATCGGGCTGGAGAATATTGTAGGTTCCCGCCGAGCCGCAGCACAGATGCGCCTCGCGCGGCATCACTACCCGGAACCCGGCTCGCTCGAGCAACTGGACAGGCTCTGCACGGATCGACTGGCCATGCTGGAGCGAGCAG
Proteins encoded:
- the glgP gene encoding alpha-glucan family phosphorylase encodes the protein MTHPLDSFLASTHIAYFTMEIALRAEMHTYSGGLGVLAGDTARSCADLQIPVVFVSLASRAGYLRQEIDADGRQIDYPDPWDPAQWTVPLDAMIAIRLEGRQVWIRPWLYIQESPLGTQVPVILLDTDIEQNDPADRAITAALYGDGQDYRLRQESVLGIGGVRILQALGFDIQSYHMNEGHSALLTIELLRRYPWRSDRTDSSQTRHDAERVIERCIFTTHTPVESGHDRFPYELVHRTLDGFIDVDELKRFAGEETCNMTRLALALSGYVNGVARSHAATTARMFPGYRVRAITNGVHVGTWAHPRLAALFASLLPHWSHEPEVLALADQLPDEAVWQAHEAARADLVTLTLERTGVSLDPHLPTIGFARRMTGYKRPDLIFSDMERLLAIHRNRPFQIVMAGKAHPQDEEGKRLIADIHDHIARMKGQITMAFLPNYDIDIAKLLVAGADIWLNTPLPPMEASGTSGMKAAVNGVLNLSVLDGWWAEGCIEGVTGWAIGSRTDLDGERHADELFGKLEGTVLPLFHDDRERWIWMMKQSISKLAAYFNSQRMMRRYATEAYLR
- a CDS encoding BON domain-containing protein, coding for MTQPNQVCLDPDIARAIEAALRANVSGNLALDRYHAALAEILSASRQWCSEADHAIAEKIAAAIREKGIAGVLTKARVCKGTVQLLGIVPTMQAHRAISAIARETPGVTDVRDQLICLNPASGAYMPCCD
- a CDS encoding NAD(P)-dependent alcohol dehydrogenase, with product MAQKMRAAIFIEPGRIILGEKPVPDVGPLDALIRITTTTICGTDVHILKGEYPVASGLTIGHEPVGVIEKLGSAVTGYVEGQRVIAGAITPSGWSNASLDGCHAQCGAGTRHGWKAMGGWRFGNTIDGAQAEYLLVPDAMANLAPIPDGLTDEQVLMCPDILSTGFSGAESGKIRIGDTVAVFAQGPIGLCATAGARLMGASEIIAVESLPARAAISRKMGADHVVDFTKEDPVSAILRITGGRGVDVAIEALGTQATFEAALRVLRPGGTLSSLGVYSTDLTIPLDAFSAGLGDNKIVTTLCPGGKERMRRLMATVESGRVDTGALVTHHFGLDDIETAYDLFAHQRDGVLKVAIRP
- a CDS encoding ABC transporter substrate-binding protein, with the translated sequence MSQAFFARRPRLGARCASVLAILLAASGAAASQAEEGRDPLRISGMLQTIELAPVHVAADRIYPGGAAVRNGGIPILFLPPEEKPSHVATHAETQALRNSLSRPDLRIILTVARGHYRIVARRSSGIETLADLRGKRIATMGPTSAGFYLHNVLASAGLSEADVRIVNVPRPQEISRSIIAKEADALVIWEPEMQRAVDALGDDAILFQPDVGYDELFNLNTTAGNLADPHRRAQIVRFVAALMRTSREAKADPTLAIQMVADKTGYPVDLIRKAWPHHSFPAALAPDLLDVLVREEAWLARQEGRPARDRDALARLIDPSVARDARALLEREPG
- a CDS encoding methyltransferase, with amino-acid sequence MGSEAETRQIVDAITGAWRTRLICEGIRAGLIDRLDAQPRTAGEMARELDLHPETTLRILRALAALGLCHHQGGDVFTASGPGERLRGDRPDSLRGMALLWGDRIWKSLETIGETLRTGKPGRGNGDFEGMHADPAASDAFNRAMAEQSRAIAQALVRTLDFSGYRQVIDLGGGYGAVLAEILRANPDLRGQIYDLAAIGEGALRYLDEAGVGARAAFVGGSFFESVPAGADCLVIKYILHDWPDADCRHILANCRAALAPGASAIIVERIVADRITPQDESVMRTDLVMMPISGRERTLAEFHALLREGGFTPGEAHPLIDGCWAIESRAN
- a CDS encoding LLM class flavin-dependent oxidoreductase; its protein translation is MVEDRRVRTGVFLPPHHGNDEDVTLCMQRDFELVQWLEHLGYSEVWMGEHHSGGMQIYGSPELFIATAAERTSRIMLGAGVISVPYHNPYMVADRIVQLDYQTRGRAMFGFGPGMLVSDAAMLGIAPEQQRSRLVEGVDIITRLLDGEIVTHESDWFTLRNANLQLAPYSHPRPQLVVATSRTPTGSRLAGRYGMGILTHGAGDVQASWAVAEEAGTEYGNRLDRENLRVVVSFHLAESRADAVKAMSFGLEPWLSYLEALNPKTYADTRAKGGHDPEKILAARGGLVGTPDDAVAYLEELWDRTGGFGCLLLTGTNWMDFEATKRSYELLMRYVMPRFNRTNARRERSFDWVYENREAFSGANQSAIDKAVASGGRV